Below is a genomic region from Spiroplasma endosymbiont of Dioctria linearis.
AATTTACTTAATATTCATAGTTGCTATAATTTCTTGAATTCAACAATAAAAATTGAAGATTATTTAAGTTTTTTAAAAGCAAATAATCTAAATTATGGTTTCTATGCTGATAAAAAAACTATGTATGGTGCAGCTGAATTCTATGAAAAGGCAAAACATGTAGGAATTAATCCAATCTTGGGATTAAGTATTGATTTGTCTTTTGGAACAACTCTAATTTATGCAAAAAACAATAAGGGTTATCAAGAAATAAGTCATATAAGTTCGTATATTAATGAAAATGAAAAACTTGACTTAGAAAAATTAGAGAATTTCTTTTGAAATAAAATTTCTAATGATGTAATTGCTATAGTAATTTTTTCAATTGAAAATGTTGATAATTATCTTGATAAATTTAATAAAATATTAAATAGCGATAATTTTTTTATTGGAATAGATAAACAAAATTATACTTATTTTTCAAAAAAAAATAATACAGTTTTTGCAAACCCAATTAACTTTTTAAATGAAAATGAATTTTCAGTTTATAAGACATTACAAGCTATATCTGAGGGAAAATTAATTTCAGAACTGGAAAATGTTGATAGGAATTTTTATTTCTCAAAAGGTTTAATAGCGAATTATATAAACATAGAAACTCATCAAAATAATTTACTAAAAATTTATTCACAAATTGATTTTGATAATATTTTTATTTCTAAAAAGCATTTTTTGAAGTATCCAAATAGTAAAAAAATGCCATCAAAAAATTATTTACAAATTATTTGTGAAGAGTATTTAGAAGAGTATTTAGAACTTAAAAAAGACTTAAATAAAAATCTATATGAAGAAAGACTAAAATATGAATTAAATATTATAAACGAGATGGGCTTTGAAGATTACTTTTTAATTGTTCATGATATGATCTGTGAAGCAATAAGATTGGAAATATTATATGGTCCAGGAAGGGGATCAGCTGCGGGAAGTTTAGTTTCATTTCTTTTAAAAATTACCAAATTAGATCCTATAGAATGAGGATTGCTTTTTGAAAGATTTTTAAATATTGAAAGAGTTACACTTCCTGATATAGATTTAGATTTCCAAGATGATAGAAGAGAAGAAATTCTTGAGTACCTATTTAATAAATATGGAAAAGATAATTTTGCAACAATAACTACGTTTCAAACTATAGGTATTAAAAATGCTTTAAGAGATTGTGGAAGAGTTTTTGATATACCTATTGCTGATATAAACCACATGAGTAAACAGATAAATGAAAAAAATGTTAAAGATTTAAGTTTAGCTTTAAAGGATAGTGAGATTTTAAATAAGTACAAAGATAAGTATCCACAAATTTTTGAAATTAGTGAGAAAATTATTGGTTTACCGAGACAAACAGGAACACATGCTGCTGGAGTTGTTTTTTCTGATACAGAGTTATATAAGCTTGTCCCAACAAAAATAGGTATTAATGGTATTTCTCAAACACAATTCTCAATGAATTATTTAGAAGAAATTGGTCTAATTAAAACTGATATTTTAGGGTTAAGAAATTTATCGATTATCCAAGAAATAATTAAAAATATTAAAATGATTGATAAAGTAAATATTAAATTAGAAGATATTCCTTTAGATGATAAAAATACTTTTAACTTGCTAAGAGCAGGTGATACTAGTGGAATATTTCAGCTAGAATCAGCTGGAATGACTGATGTGTTGATAAAAATGAAAGTTGATTCAATCGAGGACATAGCATTAACAAGTGCCTTATATAGACCAGGGCCCCAAGATAATATTCCATTATTTATTGAAAGAAAAAATAATGGATTTACAAACTCATTAATGGATAAAAATATTGAAGATATTTTACAATCAACTTTTGGAATAATAGTCTATCAAGAACAAATTATGCAAATGCTACAGAGAGTTGCAAAAATGAGTTTGAGTAAAGCTGATATTGTAAGAAGAGCAATTGGTAAAAAAGATAAAAATTTAATGAAGGAGTTCCAAGAGGAATTTATTAATGAATCCATAAAAAATGGTTATGCAAAAAATAAGGCAGATGAGATTTGAAAATATATTGAAAAATTTGCCTTATATGGTTTTAATAAGTCTCATGCAATTGCTTACTCTTTAATAAGTTATTGAATGGCATATTTAAAAGCAAATTATAAAGCATCGTTCTATTGTTCATTATTAAATGGGTCAATTAGAAATGAGATAAAAACTTCTCAGTATCTAAATGAAGTAAAAAAAGCAGGG
It encodes:
- the dnaE gene encoding DNA polymerase III subunit alpha, which translates into the protein MEYLNLLNIHSCYNFLNSTIKIEDYLSFLKANNLNYGFYADKKTMYGAAEFYEKAKHVGINPILGLSIDLSFGTTLIYAKNNKGYQEISHISSYINENEKLDLEKLENFFWNKISNDVIAIVIFSIENVDNYLDKFNKILNSDNFFIGIDKQNYTYFSKKNNTVFANPINFLNENEFSVYKTLQAISEGKLISELENVDRNFYFSKGLIANYINIETHQNNLLKIYSQIDFDNIFISKKHFLKYPNSKKMPSKNYLQIICEEYLEEYLELKKDLNKNLYEERLKYELNIINEMGFEDYFLIVHDMICEAIRLEILYGPGRGSAAGSLVSFLLKITKLDPIEWGLLFERFLNIERVTLPDIDLDFQDDRREEILEYLFNKYGKDNFATITTFQTIGIKNALRDCGRVFDIPIADINHMSKQINEKNVKDLSLALKDSEILNKYKDKYPQIFEISEKIIGLPRQTGTHAAGVVFSDTELYKLVPTKIGINGISQTQFSMNYLEEIGLIKTDILGLRNLSIIQEIIKNIKMIDKVNIKLEDIPLDDKNTFNLLRAGDTSGIFQLESAGMTDVLIKMKVDSIEDIALTSALYRPGPQDNIPLFIERKNNGFTNSLMDKNIEDILQSTFGIIVYQEQIMQMLQRVAKMSLSKADIVRRAIGKKDKNLMKEFQEEFINESIKNGYAKNKADEIWKYIEKFALYGFNKSHAIAYSLISYWMAYLKANYKASFYCSLLNGSIRNEIKTSQYLNEVKKAGFNVNPPTIKNPNSIYVFHNNMINIPMNIIKYIGPEFLKNIKKLFKTKKDVFENILLFIGNMKDNGLTEQRYIALVYSGAFDCFGFARKDLILRREQIFNLSETATLLNDPNISLDLKKRKDKPEEIVSFEKEYLGFFVSSHPLSLIRQKIINNNKLRTLNSLKDGGIVCDVLINIENIVTKNDKNGNEMGFIDITDETNSMIVTVFASVFESLKPKLNLGKNLIVKIKTQSFNNKINAVLLEVVKEL